A genomic window from Candidatus Bathyarchaeota archaeon includes:
- a CDS encoding glycosyltransferase family 4 protein yields the protein MENKLKLAVFNTQPPHLYFGGVERRILETAKQLSDKVDTNVYSGTKNGFKKTTSVNGIRIVPCKSTDKVFPLDNWVFNRCLSKMVNKIDAEVYEAHAVSGYGFLNALKKHKISKPFIQTVHGVLADEYIQSSKVFSPSLKTKLSNFFMKHLGNIEKEAAQKATLVVTISNYSFKKIVDLYGIDPKKIRIVPNGVDLQRFKPDNEYQEAKKLVGDTPEHVVLFVGNLIPRKGLHFLVDAAKYVIKENKNTKFVVVGDGPLKDNLISYSHQQGVFDNFAFLGRVSDSILPQLYNYADLFVSPSVQEGQGITFLEAQASAKPVVAFNVSAIAEVVKHKQTGYLVEPNNQQLGNAISDLLANDNLREKMGKRGREFVSNMFSWNVTSQKLFQVYSEVTQTP from the coding sequence ATGGAAAACAAGTTGAAACTAGCTGTCTTCAATACCCAGCCGCCTCACCTTTACTTTGGAGGCGTTGAACGCCGAATACTTGAAACAGCGAAACAGTTGTCAGATAAAGTTGACACCAACGTGTACAGTGGAACAAAAAACGGCTTCAAGAAAACCACTTCCGTTAACGGTATACGTATTGTTCCCTGCAAGTCAACGGACAAAGTTTTTCCCTTAGACAACTGGGTTTTCAACCGTTGTTTATCTAAAATGGTCAACAAAATAGATGCCGAGGTTTACGAAGCCCATGCCGTTAGTGGTTACGGGTTCTTGAATGCTTTAAAAAAACACAAAATCAGTAAACCTTTCATACAAACCGTTCACGGCGTTTTGGCAGACGAATACATTCAATCGTCAAAAGTATTTTCGCCGTCCTTGAAAACTAAACTTTCGAATTTTTTCATGAAGCACCTTGGAAACATCGAAAAAGAAGCAGCCCAAAAAGCAACCTTAGTGGTTACTATAAGCAATTATTCTTTCAAAAAAATTGTTGATTTATACGGAATTGATCCGAAAAAAATCCGTATAGTTCCCAACGGCGTAGACCTACAACGGTTCAAACCAGACAATGAATACCAAGAAGCCAAAAAACTAGTTGGTGATACTCCTGAGCATGTTGTATTATTTGTGGGTAATCTAATTCCCCGAAAAGGTTTACATTTTCTTGTTGACGCCGCAAAATATGTAATCAAAGAAAACAAAAATACAAAGTTTGTAGTGGTTGGAGACGGGCCCCTCAAAGACAACCTGATTTCTTATTCTCACCAGCAAGGGGTCTTTGATAATTTTGCTTTTTTGGGCAGGGTTTCAGATTCAATATTGCCTCAACTTTACAATTATGCTGACCTTTTTGTCTCTCCGTCTGTTCAAGAAGGCCAAGGAATAACATTTCTGGAAGCACAAGCTTCTGCAAAACCTGTTGTTGCTTTCAATGTTTCTGCAATAGCGGAGGTAGTAAAACACAAACAAACCGGATATCTCGTTGAACCTAATAACCAACAACTAGGCAACGCAATTTCAGACCTTCTAGCCAACGACAATTTACGCGAAAAAATGGGAAAACGTGGACGTGAATTTGTTAGTAATATGTTTTCTTGGAATGTTACTTCCCAGAAACTGTTTCAAGTTTATTCTGAAGTTACCCAAACACCGTAG
- a CDS encoding carbon-nitrogen hydrolase family protein, with product MKVSLIHMQISESPEENLKTAEKMLYKAADEDSKFICLPEYFPFPASVEDRTRIESISEQTHGPAVNMLKRVSKDVDAYIVGGTVFEKFRGNYYNTCLFLKNGKILGKFHKMHLTDWEKRVGLHVGSTFKVFETEYCKVGILICADVFYPRTVKSLASRGAEVIFLPVSASRTHPHVKGHPLTTKRAEDNKVFILKNGNTRSRSKGGNSAIISPWGLLSHAKDEINTKIVSADLNITKLRKFKRATAK from the coding sequence ATGAAAGTTAGTTTGATTCATATGCAAATCAGCGAATCTCCTGAAGAGAACTTGAAAACCGCAGAAAAAATGTTGTACAAAGCAGCGGATGAAGACTCAAAATTCATTTGTTTGCCCGAGTATTTTCCTTTTCCTGCAAGTGTTGAGGACAGAACACGGATTGAATCAATATCAGAACAGACCCACGGACCAGCAGTTAATATGTTGAAACGAGTTTCTAAAGATGTTGATGCTTACATCGTTGGAGGAACAGTTTTTGAAAAATTCAGAGGCAACTACTACAACACTTGTTTGTTTTTGAAAAATGGAAAGATTCTGGGAAAATTTCACAAAATGCATCTCACGGACTGGGAAAAACGAGTTGGATTGCATGTTGGTAGCACTTTCAAAGTTTTTGAAACAGAATATTGCAAAGTTGGAATTTTGATATGTGCAGACGTGTTTTATCCACGGACAGTGAAAAGTTTGGCATCTCGAGGCGCTGAAGTTATTTTCTTGCCTGTTTCGGCATCAAGAACGCACCCCCACGTGAAAGGGCATCCCCTTACCACAAAAAGAGCAGAAGACAACAAGGTGTTTATCCTGAAAAACGGGAACACCAGATCCCGTTCTAAAGGTGGAAACAGTGCAATAATTTCTCCATGGGGACTACTCAGCCATGCAAAAGATGAAATAAACACAAAAATTGTTTCTGCAGATTTGAACATAACCAAACTGCGAAAATTCAAACGTGCAACAGCAAAATAA